In one Mastacembelus armatus chromosome 19, fMasArm1.2, whole genome shotgun sequence genomic region, the following are encoded:
- the gpr142 gene encoding probable G-protein coupled receptor 142, translating into MIDWPNVTASGRQEPDLQPEELQKSKCVLGFIPIIYYSVLLCVGVPVNILTAVALSKLAWRTKKALYHYLLAVTASDILSQLFIIFVGFLLETAVFHRDVPVFLLHSVSAAEFAANHASIWSTVPLTVDRYVALCHPLLHRQISYPARARKIIAVVLVLSLASGVPFFWWSDMWRNSHPPTELDALLIWTHVTIIYFLPCSIFLVLNSLIIHKLRVRQRQQPGQEERGPKSRHPQRLGKTTAMLLAITSVFSVLWAPRTVVVIYHLYVSSVHRDWRVHLAYDLSNMLAMLNTAVNFFLYCFVSKPFRSAVRDIMLLRGGLLYPCCTPPQQQPPTNASISSLYSGNNKRSQRDSIPSSPRRARKPS; encoded by the exons ATGATCGACTGGCCCAATGTGACAGCGTCTGGCCGCCAGGAGCCGGACCTGCAGCCCGAGGAGCTGCAGAAGTCCAAATGTGTCCTGGGCTTCATCCCCATCATCTACTACAGTGTCCTGCTCTGTGTTGGAGTACCAG TGAACATCCTCACAGCAGTGGCTTTGTCCAAACTGGCATGGCGCACCAAGAAAGCTCTGTACCACTATCTTCTGGCGGTGACGGCCTCAGATATTCTCTCCCAgctcttcatcatctttgtcGGCTTCCTGCTGGAGACGGCGGTTTTTCACCGTGATGTTCCTGTGTTCCTGCTGCACTCTGTTAGCGCTGCAGAGTTTGCTGCCAATCACGCCTCCATCTGGTCCACTGTACCTCTCACCGTGGACCGCTACGTGGCGCTGTgccaccccctcctccaccgCCAGATCAGCTACCCGGCCCGAGCCAGGAAGATCATAGCGGTAGTCCTAGTTTTATCACTCGCGTCAGGCGTTCCTTTCTTCTGGTGGTCGGACATGTGGAGGAACAGCCACCCCCCCACGGAGCTGGACGCCCTCCTCATATGGACACACGTGACCATCATCTACTTCCTGCCCTGCAGCATCTTCTTGGTCCTGAATTCACTGATAATCCACAAACTGAGGGTGAGGCAGAGGCAGCAGCCTGGCCAGGAAGAGCGTGGACCAAAATCACGCCATCCACAGCGTCTTGGGAAAACCACGGCCATGCTGCTGGCCATCACCTCTGTATTCTCTGTGCTGTGGGCCCCCAGGACCGTCGTGGTCATCTACCACCTGTACGTGTCCTCGGTTCACCGAGACTGGCGCGTCCACCTGGCCTACGACCTGTCCAACATGCTGGCCATGCTCAACACAGCTGTCAACTTCTTCCTCTACTGCTTCGTCAGCAAGCCGTTCCGTAGCGCCGTGCGAGACATCATGCTGCTCAGGGGGGGCCTGCTGTATCCCTGCTGCACGCCGCCCCAACAGCAGCCCCCCACCAACGCCTCCATCTCCTCTCTGTACAGCGGGAACAACAAGCGCTCGCAGCGAGACTCCATCCCCTCCTCACCACGCAGGGCCAGAAAGCCTTCGTGA